Proteins found in one Amycolatopsis aidingensis genomic segment:
- the ileS gene encoding isoleucine--tRNA ligase produces the protein MYPKGRLGDQPAGQVPSQPSFPALERDVLAYWETDRTFIATVEAREPGTDGSNEYVFYDGPPFANGLPHYGHLLTGYVKDIVPRYQTMRGKRVERRFGWDTHGLPAELEAERQLGITDKAQIDEMGIAAFNQACRESVLRYTAEWQEYVTRQARWVDFDNDYKTLNVTFMESVLWAFKQLWDKGLVYEGYRVLPYCWRDETPLSNHELRMDDDVYQSRQDPAVTIGYRIEGNGSELDGAYLLIWTTTPWTVPSNLATAVHPEVEYVLVEAGGRRFLLAEARVAAYARELGEEPEVLARYRGTDLLGTRYAPPFPYFTGQENAHQVLAADYVTTEDGTGIVHIAPAYGEEDKVVTDAAGITPVTPVDAKGRFDSSVPDYAGQNVFEANPNIIKDLKNGTGSAGSQGAVLLRHETYEHPYPHCWRCRNPLIYRAVSSWFVAVTQFKDRMVELNQQITWYPEHVKDGQFGKWLENARDWSISRNRYWGTPIPVWVSDDPEHPRTDVYGSLDELERDFGVRLDDLHRPFIDELTRPNPDDPTGNSTMRRVPDVLDVWFDSGSMPFAQVHYPFANADWFEHHYPGDFIVEYIGQTRGWFYTLHVLATALFDRPAFRTCVSHGIVLGSDGQKMSKSLRNYPDVTEVFDRDGSDAMRWYLMASPILRGGNLVVTEKGIRDAVRQAVLPLWNSWYFLALYANAEGVEGRFRTDSGHVLDRYVLAKTHELVTDVQHAMDSYDVAGACARVRDFLEVLTNWYVRRSRDRFWAGEQDAIDTLHTVLELTCRTAAPLLPLTTEAVWRGLTGGRSVHLTDWPGSTCLPADPKLVTAMDRVRQVCSSALSLRKANKLRVRLPLSRLLVAAEDAELLREFTDIIAEEVNVKAVELTTDVAAHGGFEVAVNARAAGPRLGKDVQKVIKAVKAGEWTTSPEGAVVAAGIELAEGEYERRLVAKDSGAAAELPGGSGLVLLDTELTPELAAEGLARDLVRVVQQARREAELDVADRITLTVDAPEEAVAAARAHEGFLAGETLAAGVRYERVEDGFPGTVGEGVKVTVAVARTDGTG, from the coding sequence ATGTACCCCAAGGGCCGACTCGGCGACCAGCCCGCAGGCCAGGTCCCGTCCCAGCCGTCCTTCCCGGCACTGGAACGGGACGTGCTGGCCTACTGGGAGACCGATCGCACCTTCATTGCCACCGTCGAGGCGCGCGAGCCCGGCACCGACGGCTCGAACGAGTACGTCTTCTACGACGGCCCACCGTTCGCCAACGGCCTGCCGCACTACGGCCACCTGCTCACCGGGTACGTCAAGGACATCGTGCCGCGCTACCAGACCATGCGCGGCAAGCGGGTGGAGCGCAGGTTCGGCTGGGACACCCATGGCCTTCCGGCCGAGCTGGAGGCAGAGCGGCAGCTCGGCATCACCGACAAGGCACAGATCGACGAGATGGGCATCGCCGCGTTCAACCAGGCATGCCGGGAGTCGGTGCTGCGCTACACCGCCGAGTGGCAGGAGTACGTCACCCGCCAGGCCCGCTGGGTGGACTTCGACAACGACTACAAGACGCTCAACGTCACCTTCATGGAGTCGGTGCTCTGGGCGTTCAAGCAGCTGTGGGACAAGGGCCTCGTCTACGAGGGCTACCGGGTGCTGCCCTACTGCTGGCGGGACGAGACCCCGCTGTCCAACCACGAGCTGCGGATGGACGACGACGTCTACCAGAGCAGGCAGGACCCCGCGGTCACCATCGGCTACCGGATCGAGGGCAACGGTTCCGAACTCGACGGTGCCTACCTGCTGATCTGGACCACCACCCCGTGGACCGTGCCCTCCAACCTGGCCACCGCCGTGCACCCCGAGGTGGAGTACGTGCTCGTCGAGGCTGGCGGCAGGCGGTTCCTGCTCGCCGAGGCCAGAGTGGCCGCCTATGCCAGGGAGCTCGGCGAGGAGCCGGAGGTACTGGCCCGCTACCGCGGTACCGACCTGCTCGGCACCCGCTACGCCCCGCCGTTCCCGTACTTCACCGGCCAGGAGAACGCGCACCAGGTCCTCGCCGCCGACTACGTCACCACCGAGGACGGCACCGGCATCGTGCACATCGCGCCCGCCTACGGTGAGGAGGACAAGGTCGTCACCGACGCGGCGGGGATCACCCCGGTCACCCCGGTGGACGCCAAGGGCCGGTTCGACTCCTCGGTGCCGGACTACGCGGGCCAGAACGTGTTCGAGGCCAACCCGAACATCATCAAGGACCTGAAGAACGGCACCGGTTCGGCCGGCAGCCAGGGCGCGGTGCTGCTGCGGCACGAGACCTACGAGCACCCCTATCCGCACTGCTGGCGCTGCCGCAACCCGCTGATCTACCGGGCCGTGTCCTCATGGTTCGTCGCGGTCACCCAGTTCAAGGACCGGATGGTCGAGCTGAACCAGCAGATCACCTGGTACCCCGAGCACGTCAAGGATGGGCAGTTCGGCAAGTGGCTGGAGAACGCCCGTGACTGGTCGATCTCCCGCAACCGGTACTGGGGTACCCCGATCCCAGTGTGGGTCTCGGACGACCCGGAGCACCCGCGCACCGATGTCTACGGCTCGCTGGACGAGCTGGAGCGGGACTTCGGCGTCCGGCTGGACGACCTGCACCGGCCGTTCATCGACGAGCTGACCCGGCCCAACCCGGACGACCCGACCGGCAACTCCACCATGCGCCGGGTGCCGGATGTGCTGGACGTGTGGTTCGACTCCGGGTCGATGCCGTTCGCCCAGGTGCACTACCCGTTCGCGAACGCGGACTGGTTCGAGCACCACTACCCCGGCGACTTCATCGTGGAGTACATCGGGCAGACCCGCGGCTGGTTCTACACCCTGCACGTGCTGGCCACCGCGCTGTTCGACCGGCCGGCGTTCCGTACCTGCGTCTCGCACGGCATCGTGCTCGGCTCGGACGGGCAGAAGATGTCCAAGTCGCTGCGCAACTACCCGGACGTGACCGAGGTGTTCGACCGGGACGGCTCGGACGCCATGCGCTGGTACCTGATGGCCAGCCCGATCCTGCGCGGCGGCAACCTCGTGGTCACCGAGAAGGGCATCCGGGACGCCGTCCGCCAGGCCGTGCTGCCGCTGTGGAACTCCTGGTACTTCCTGGCGTTGTACGCCAACGCAGAGGGTGTGGAGGGCCGCTTCCGCACGGACTCCGGTCACGTGCTCGACCGCTACGTGCTGGCCAAGACGCACGAGCTGGTGACCGATGTGCAGCACGCCATGGACAGCTACGACGTCGCCGGTGCCTGCGCACGCGTCCGTGACTTCCTCGAGGTGCTGACCAACTGGTACGTGCGCCGGTCCAGGGACCGGTTCTGGGCCGGGGAGCAGGACGCGATCGACACCCTGCACACCGTGCTGGAGCTCACCTGCCGCACGGCGGCCCCGCTGCTGCCGCTGACCACCGAGGCGGTGTGGCGCGGCCTGACCGGCGGCCGTTCGGTGCACCTCACCGACTGGCCGGGCAGCACCTGCCTGCCCGCCGACCCCAAGCTGGTCACCGCCATGGACCGGGTGCGCCAGGTGTGCTCCTCGGCGCTGTCCCTGCGCAAGGCGAACAAGCTGCGGGTACGGCTGCCGCTGTCCCGGCTGCTGGTGGCCGCCGAGGATGCCGAGCTGCTGCGCGAGTTCACCGACATCATCGCCGAGGAGGTGAACGTCAAGGCGGTCGAGCTGACCACCGATGTCGCCGCGCACGGCGGGTTCGAGGTCGCGGTGAACGCCCGCGCCGCGGGCCCGCGGCTGGGCAAGGACGTGCAGAAGGTGATCAAGGCGGTCAAGGCGGGGGAGTGGACCACCTCGCCGGAGGGGGCCGTGGTCGCCGCCGGGATCGAGCTGGCCGAGGGCGAGTACGAGCGCAGGCTGGTCGCCAAGGACTCCGGCGCGGCCGCGGAACTGCCCGGCGGTTCCGGCCTGGTACTGCTGGACACCGAGCTGACCCCCGAGCTGGCCGCCGAAGGGCTCGCCCGCGACCTGGTCCGGGTGGTGCAGCAGGCCCGGCGGGAGGCCGAGCTGGACGTCGCCGACCGGATCACCCTCACCGTGGACGCGCCGGAGGAGGCCGTGGCCGCGGCCCGCGCACACGAGGGGTTCCTCGCGGGTGAGACCCTGGCCGCCGGTGTGCGCTACGAGCGGGTCGAGGACGGTTTCCCCGGCACCGTGGGCGAGGGGGTCAAGGTCACGGTCGCGGTGGCCAGGACCGACGGCACCGGATAG
- a CDS encoding DUF397 domain-containing protein codes for MPSDPGQLVWRTSSFSGGNGGQCVEVAEAPEGGRYVRDTKDRTRPAHYFTPAEWHAFIQGVKAGEFD; via the coding sequence ATGCCCTCCGACCCGGGCCAGCTCGTCTGGCGGACATCGAGTTTCAGCGGTGGCAACGGCGGCCAGTGCGTGGAGGTGGCCGAGGCACCCGAGGGTGGCCGGTACGTCCGGGATACCAAGGACCGCACCCGCCCCGCGCATTACTTCACCCCCGCCGAGTGGCACGCCTTCATCCAGGGTGTGAAGGCGGGCGAGTTCGACTGA
- a CDS encoding helix-turn-helix domain-containing protein — protein sequence MGSSSPTVRKRQLGLALADLRQQAGKTREDAAAALECSLSKISRIEHGDVGVRPIELRELLDLYGVGKDERGRVEELARLARQRRPRTTYGSAIPDWFRKFVNLEEVASEIRAYDSELVTGLLQTRDYARALIEATPLHRPEEIDRVLAAREARQRLITGDEPIRVWAVMSEGAVRRMVGGRGVMTAQLEYLAELGGQPHITIQVVPFAAGAHPSTGFNFSLLRFPDDDGADIAYLEHLTGASYLDRDRPQELKVYEITFNALSAAALPPADSLRLLDNVRQEL from the coding sequence GTGGGCAGCAGCAGCCCCACCGTGCGCAAGCGGCAGCTCGGCCTCGCGCTGGCCGACCTGCGCCAGCAGGCCGGTAAGACCAGGGAGGACGCGGCGGCCGCGCTGGAGTGCTCGCTGTCCAAGATCAGCCGGATCGAGCACGGTGACGTCGGCGTGCGGCCGATCGAGCTGCGCGAACTGCTGGACCTGTACGGGGTGGGCAAGGACGAGCGCGGCAGGGTGGAGGAACTGGCCAGGCTGGCCCGGCAACGCCGCCCGCGTACCACCTACGGCTCGGCGATCCCGGACTGGTTCCGCAAGTTCGTGAACCTGGAGGAAGTCGCCTCGGAGATCCGGGCCTACGACAGCGAGCTGGTCACCGGGCTGTTGCAGACCCGTGACTACGCCCGCGCGCTGATCGAGGCCACCCCGCTGCACCGGCCGGAGGAGATCGACCGGGTGCTGGCCGCGCGCGAGGCCCGGCAGCGGCTGATCACCGGGGACGAGCCGATCCGGGTCTGGGCTGTGATGAGCGAGGGCGCCGTGCGCAGGATGGTCGGCGGGCGCGGGGTGATGACCGCGCAGCTGGAGTACCTGGCCGAGCTGGGCGGGCAGCCGCATATCACCATCCAGGTGGTGCCGTTCGCCGCCGGGGCGCACCCCTCGACCGGCTTCAACTTCAGCCTGCTGCGGTTCCCGGACGACGACGGCGCGGATATCGCCTACCTCGAGCACCTCACCGGCGCCTCCTACCTGGACCGGGACCGGCCGCAGGAACTGAAGGTCTACGAGATCACCTTCAATGCGCTCTCCGCCGCGGCACTGCCGCCCGCCGACTCGCTGCGCCTGCTGGATAATGTCCGGCAGGAACTGTGA